From one Deinococcus detaillensis genomic stretch:
- a CDS encoding CoA-binding protein yields the protein MTILTDPKAIVRVLEDSKSVAVIGYHADSAKPAHYVPEYLERQGYKVYGVNPALASRQAKAFGHPVVSRLTELSVPVDVVEIFRRSDKVRDHLPEILAMNPLPKVVWLQLGIKDDAVAAELSANGIEVIQDRCMLSDHRQYL from the coding sequence ATGACCATCCTGACTGATCCCAAAGCCATTGTGCGCGTGCTAGAAGACAGCAAATCGGTGGCCGTCATCGGCTACCACGCCGACAGCGCCAAGCCTGCCCACTACGTGCCGGAATACTTGGAGCGCCAAGGCTACAAAGTCTACGGCGTCAATCCGGCGCTGGCCTCGCGCCAGGCCAAAGCCTTCGGGCATCCGGTGGTCAGCCGCTTGACGGAGCTGAGCGTGCCCGTCGACGTGGTGGAAATCTTTCGCCGCAGCGACAAGGTGCGCGACCACCTGCCAGAAATTCTGGCCATGAATCCGCTGCCCAAGGTGGTTTGGCTGCAACTCGGCATCAAAGACGACGCGGTGGCCGCCGAACTGAGCGCCAACGGCATCGAGGTCATTCAAGACCGCTGCATGCTCTCGGATCACCGGCAGTATTTGTAA
- the hemL gene encoding glutamate-1-semialdehyde 2,1-aminomutase: MTAAPTLPSVPVSEALFERAQKVIPGGVNSPVRAFKSVGGTPRFIARADGPRLTDADGKQYLDYIGSWGPMILGHNHPAVREAVAAALQDGTSFGAPNEREVLLAELVTRITGVDKVRFVSSGTEATMSALRLARGFTGSNDPARKYTLKFRGNYHGHADALLVEAGSGLMTNADQLGQAAPSSAGVPPEYASLTLVADYNDPAGLDTIMRERGHEIAAVIFEPVVGNAGVLIPSAEFVAALNRVRESGALLVADEVMTGFRLSLKGASGLLGLKPDLYCWGKIIGGGLPVGAYGGRTDIMDFVSPVGPVYQAGTLSGNPLAMAAGLATLGELERDPEIYQRLERYTAALGSGLRDLAGQAGLPLTVNQIGSMLTAFFLEGKVRDYGQAARADTAAFGKWFQALLSGGVYWAPSQFESIFVSAAHTPTDLDFTLSAAQHAFAQL, translated from the coding sequence TTGACCGCCGCGCCCACTCTGCCCAGCGTTCCCGTCTCTGAAGCTCTCTTTGAGCGTGCCCAAAAAGTCATTCCCGGCGGCGTCAATTCGCCGGTGCGGGCCTTCAAATCGGTGGGCGGTACCCCGCGCTTTATCGCCCGCGCCGACGGCCCCCGCCTGACCGACGCCGACGGAAAGCAGTATTTGGATTACATCGGCTCGTGGGGGCCGATGATTTTGGGCCACAACCATCCTGCCGTGCGGGAAGCGGTGGCCGCAGCGCTCCAAGACGGCACCAGTTTCGGTGCGCCCAACGAGCGCGAGGTGCTCCTGGCCGAACTCGTCACCCGCATCACCGGGGTGGACAAGGTGAGATTCGTCAGCAGCGGCACTGAGGCGACCATGAGCGCCCTGCGGCTGGCACGCGGTTTTACCGGCAGCAACGACCCCGCCAGGAAGTACACCCTTAAATTCAGGGGCAACTATCACGGCCACGCCGACGCCCTCCTCGTGGAAGCGGGCAGCGGGCTGATGACCAACGCCGATCAGCTCGGTCAGGCCGCGCCCAGCAGCGCCGGAGTGCCGCCGGAATACGCCTCGCTGACCTTGGTGGCCGATTACAACGACCCAGCGGGCTTGGACACCATCATGCGTGAGCGCGGCCATGAAATCGCCGCCGTTATCTTTGAGCCGGTGGTGGGCAACGCGGGCGTGCTGATTCCCAGCGCCGAATTTGTGGCCGCGCTCAACCGCGTCCGCGAATCTGGAGCGCTGCTGGTGGCCGACGAAGTGATGACCGGCTTTCGGCTGTCATTAAAAGGTGCTTCTGGGCTGCTGGGCCTGAAACCCGATTTGTACTGCTGGGGAAAAATCATCGGCGGCGGCCTGCCGGTGGGCGCTTACGGTGGGCGAACCGATATCATGGATTTCGTGTCTCCGGTGGGGCCGGTTTACCAAGCCGGAACGCTCAGCGGCAACCCGCTGGCCATGGCGGCGGGGCTGGCGACACTCGGCGAACTTGAGCGCGACCCCGAAATCTATCAGCGGCTTGAGCGCTACACCGCCGCGCTGGGCTCAGGGCTGCGCGACCTCGCCGGGCAAGCCGGCCTGCCGCTGACCGTCAACCAGATCGGGAGCATGCTCACGGCTTTCTTTTTGGAAGGCAAAGTGCGAGATTACGGCCAAGCGGCGCGGGCCGACACCGCCGCCTTCGGCAAATGGTTTCAGGCGCTGCTCTCAGGCGGCGTCTACTGGGCACCCTCGCAGTTTGAAAGCATCTTCGTTTCGGCGGCCCACACCCCTACCGATTTAGACTTCACGCTCAGCGCCGCGCAGCACGCCTTTGCACAGCTCTAA